The segment AGAGTTTTATAAAGAGCGGTACCCTGAAGAATTTTCCGATAGTGTTGTAATTCGTGTAAGCAAATTGGACCAGGACTTTTTTGCATATTACTTGGACACTTTAACCAGTAATAACAAGGAAAATGAATTTGAAGATTTCTGCAGGCGCATTGCCCAAAGCGAAATATGTCCAAATCTAATTCCCCATACTGGTCCGACCGGCGGTGGAGATAGTAAGGTGGATTCTGAAACATATCCTGTTTCTGAGTATATTTCCGAGAAATGGTATTGTGGTTCTCCCTCTGCAGGAAAAGAAAGATGGGCATTCGCTATCAGTGCAAAACGTGATTGGAAACCAAAAATAAAGTCTGACGTAACAAAAATCATAAAAGTCAATGCAGATCAAGGAAGAAATTATACAAAGATTTTCTTCATGTCTAATCAATTCATTCCTGACAAAAAAAGAGCTGAAGCCGAGGATGAGCTACGTAAAGAATTCAGTATTGATGTAAGGATACTTGATCGAAGTTGGTTTATTGACAAGGTAATTGGCAATCGTGATAACACTCGTATTGCAGTTGAAACTTTGCACTTATCCGAAAACTTTTTAGATGAAATCAAAACAGGTGCAAAAGATGCTGTTAGACAGCAACAATTTGAAGCTAACGAACAAAGAATGCAAGCGTCTGATGTCAAATCATCGGAACTTGTCAAATTAAGTCTTGAAAATGTTACGCTCGCTAGAGAATTGGAATACCCATACGAAAAAGTAAAAGGATTAATTCGTCGGAGTGAAAGAATAGCGAATACATATGGATTAACCATTGATAAAGCATCCGCAATTTATGAAGCATCCCGTACAGTATTTTGGTGGTATGACGATCCAGACGAATATGTTCGGTTCTATGAAGAATATGAACGATTAGCAACATCAACCAAAAACATCCATCTCTTCCAAAACCTTATTACAATGTGGATGAATTTATATAGGCTGTCTGCCGATAAGGTATTGGCAAAGATGAACACCGATGTTGATTCTTCCCAGCGATATGACAACGATCCATTAGCGTTAGCGTCTTTCTATAATGCAAGAGAACATTTAAAAGTCATACAAGAAGAATACAATCATTATATTTCTGATGCCTCAAAGCCTAACACAATCCTTGAAGCCAATGCAGCATATTTTCCCATAAGGGTTTTTACAGGTGATCCACTGGATGAAATTATTGACGACTTAATAAAACTACTTGACCAAAGTGATCTTCATATTGACCTAAACCTCGAAAACATTTTCAAAATGATCGTTGAAGTGCCTATCTTTTCAGCGAGCAATAAATACGATGCTCTATTTGAGAAGGCAGTTTCTGTAGCTTCCGCAAAAAAAGAAAAGCAATCTGCTGCCATAATGTTGGTGAAGCGTGCTGAAACCATAGAAAATGAACAGCCGTATAAAGCAATTTCTTATTACAGCAGAACCCTAATAAGTCTATACAACAATGAAAATAAGGACCTGCTTATCAAGGTCATATTCCATCTTGCTAAACTATTTGAAAGCGAAAATTTATTATGGGCTGCAAGGAACTTTTATATATTTGATTTCTGCCTTTGCATGAATCAATATATGAAATACGGCGAAATGTCTCCTGCCATGATTGCCAGTGCTAGCGCGTTAAAGTATGTTGAACTACAGCTTGGTCATGTTATTAACTCGTTAATATTTGATCGATTTCTTGGAATAACAAAATCTTTGTACCCACAAGAAATTCCTAATACTGAAAATGAAGATAGGCACTATGACGCTTTACTCGGTATTCAAATTTTTAGAACGCCTCACGAAACGGAAACATATTTGCTCCAGCTACCAGAATATCTTAAAAACAATGGCTATATCTTCTCCAATATTGCCTTAAACTACGATTTTGGTCATTACAATGAAGTTCTGCTTCAAGAGTATGGCGGAAGCAAGGATAATGTAGATAGCTTTATTGGCAAGTGGCAAAATCAACCTGCTCTTGAGCAAATGAAAGCACAACCTTGGTATGGTGTAGAAGGCTCCTTGGAGTTTGAAACTTCAGTTTTAGGATGCCACATATATGTAGACGCAGATGGCCCATTTTCGCATGGTGAACTTGAAATCAGCAGTTCAGTCTTAGCATGCATTGAAAGTTTCTTTGGAACCGCAGTCTCTCAACAGTTGGTATCTATTACCGGAAAAATTACTGTACATCTGCAACATGTTCCAGGGCAACAGCCATTTGCCCTTTGTGAAGTAGGGCCCGTAAGCAATTACATCACCATGAAATTTGGAGACTATGATTCTTCTGCTATTCTTAAACAACAAGAGGATTTCTCAAATTGCATTTTGTCTTTGATTGCCTCAATATGCGATTTAATGTTTAATGACGATAATAGCATCGAAAAGTTCAAAGCACTGGTAGAATCAGATGAAATATTTCAAAGAACTGAGTCGTTTGCCAACAGTGTGTTTATTGCTATAGAAACTTTAGGAATAAATGTATTCTCATATGAGAAACTGGTTGAGGATTGCGATGTCACGTCAATGCTCCTAGACCACAAACCTATGTATTCTTCAGAAAACGAAAAATCCGAAGCCACTACTAACCATACTACTGTAGAGCATTCCAAAATAATCTTTGAGAAAATACCGGACGCTATCAGGCAAGATATCTCCTCAAATTCAGAGATACAAACTTCTTCAGTAATTAACCTTGGCGCCTGGGATCAAAGTCATTGGCGTGGCTTGTTATTCCTTAACCCAAGCTACATACATGGAATAGCTTTGCTTTTTGAAAATGAATCCTGTCAATACATATTTCAAGAGTGGATCCGCGATATAGGCACATATGATAAAGAGGATATTATCGGAATACGAGTGATAAAGAAATATGATAAATTGCATCCATATTGGTACCGAGTAGCAATCGGTGATCAAAGAATGCCAGATGGTAAAGGTCTTAAACTATTTATGAGCCCTGTTCGTTTCCAAAATATGGAGGCTGAGAACAGCAATAATATCGACATGTATGAATCGGTATCTTCAAATTGGAAACAATTTAAACTATTCCCAGCAATAATCGATAAGAAAACCGGGCAGCCTAAATTATTCTATGAACTTGCTATAACTAAGAATATATCAAGCATTAGAATAGAAAATGAATGGGATATTTCAGAACCAGACTTAATTGAAATATCCGCAGTGCTTCCTTCAGATGACCCGGTTGTACTTACCGATAATAAATCTCACATCCTTGATATTATTGAGACGAAGAAACAAATGCAGAATAAACCATAAACGAATAATGAGGGACCATAGTCATTTAAAGGCTGTGATCCCTATTGTTCTTCTTGAACGTTTTCCGTTCCCGTTCATCTTCCAGGACGATCTCAGCATTCTTCAGTGCAATCTGCAGTTCCTTCGCTTTATTCCTGGCTGTGCGGTATTCCGCATAAACCTTTTTCTTTTCTCCTACAATCTGGCTGTATTCTTCGTTCAGTTCCTTTACCTTTGGGATCTTCTTATCCGGCAGCTGATCAAAGGCAGCCTTGGCAGCTTCATGCTTGAGGATGTCTTTTTCATGCTCTGTGAGGAAGGTCGGATCATATCCGGACCTCCTGTATTCCTCATAAACATACTTGGTCCGGGAGTAATTGAAAATGTGATTCTTCAGCTGTCGGATCTCTTCCAGCCGATCATCCATGGACCGGATCTTTTCATGTAAATCATCCGCTCCTCTGGATGCTTCCGAGGCAAGCCGGCGCAGTTCCTTCATATCATGGATATTGTTTTGCTGCAGAAAGAGCAGTACCTTTGCCATCTGCTTGACATTGAACTTTGCTGCCCAGCGCTGATAGCCTTTGCCTTTTCCCGACAGGATCTTATCCTGCAGATTGATCAGGAGATCCAGCTGTTCATCTTTCTTACGGACCGGACGTTTCTCTGTATTGCCTTGGATGTATTGCTCAATGTCCTGCTGGGAGAATCCTTCGCCCAGGGAATCCAGACGGATGAATCGCTTCTGCCCATGTCCTTTAACGGCGATATGCTTTCCTCGCTTTATCTCATACCCGGATTGCTCCAATGAAGAAAGAAATGCATCCATGGACTTCGGTTTCTTCTGAAGCTCATAACTGATCTGCCCCCGAAGTTCATCGCGGAATGAATGCCGTTTGGGATATGTTTTCCGCTTCTTCCGCTGCCCGACCGGCAGTTTCTGAATGATGGATTTTCCGTGTTCCAGACAGATGATATCGCTCAGCGTCTGCAGAGCCAGTCCGCAAAAGAAGAAATTCTTGAACTTTTTCGTACAGTCCAAGGCAACGGAGTTGAAGATGATGTGATTATGGATATGCCTGCGGTCCGTATGCGTCGATACGACAAAGGCATGTTCCCCTTTGGTAAAACGCATCGCTGTCTCATAACCGATCTTATTTGCTTCTTCCGGCGTGATCTCACCGGGTTTGAAGGACTGTCGGATCTGATAAGCCAGGATATCTCCCTTGTAGACTCTACCTGTGATCCGCAGGTATTCTTCCTTGGAAAGTGCGAATTCCTGAGCTGCGGATTCCGGTCGGCAGGCATAGGAAGAAATGTATTTGCCATCCTCCGTCTTGTCCGGATTCTCCGAGTAATCGATCCGGTCCTGCAGGCTCTGAACTGAACTCTTCCCTTTTGTCTTATGCATGGAAATCAATTTGGTCGCTGCCATATTACCTCCCTATAAAAAATCCGGAGACCATCTGACATGCAGACGATCCCCGGAAGGTGATTCTCGATTTTATTCTGTTTTTACGAATGCAGGAAACCGGTCAGGCCGTCTCTGGCATCATCCATCAATCCAATCAGGATACCGGCACAAAGATAAATCACGAAGAGTGCCGCACCGATCAGCGTCAGCAGGAACACATCCCGCCAGCTCTGCCTGACCAGACTGTAGATATCGCAGATGGCAATGAAGATCAGGAACGGTCCGGTCACATAGGCAGAAAGATTTGTCAGAAGCTTCAGGATCGCACCGACAAACGCCGTAATCACAATCAGCGGCAGAGAGAATATTTTCAGAATCATTCGGATCATAAACATTGCGGCACCTCCTTCTGTCTGCAGAATATAAGATCAGATCACAAGCCGCAAGGATGTCGTTTTGCTTTCTGAGAAATCACGCCAGAGCCTTCAGCTCATTCACGATCGTATGACCTGCCTCAAACAGTTCATTGAAGCGGACCTGCAGATCCTCGATATCCTCCCGGTAAATGCTCCCGTCCGTATTTGCCCTTCTCGCATACTGATTCAGGTTGTTACTGCAGATGCCGAGCAGCCGGACAAGCTCGTGCATTTCTGAGAAATCCAGCTTGATGCAGTATCCGTCCAGTGCCATCTTCCGGATATAGGCACTGCGGTTATGCATGCCGGCTTCCTCCATCTTCTGCTGAATCCGCTCAACCTCATCCGGATCCAGCCGCAGAGAAATAAACGTATCGCGCTTTGCTTCCGTACTTTCACTCACAGACAGGAATCCAGGATCTGATCGTAATCTTTATCCGAGATCTGATTAAGCTTCGGCAGAAGGCCGTTCATCATTTTCTTCAGATCCTTGTCCTCCCTCGTCAGCATTCCCCGTATTCTCGAAAGTTCTTTGATCAGTCCGGTGCGCGATCCCGGATTGTAGAGCATCATCAGCATTTTCTCATCCTTCGTAAATTTCACTTCATCACCTCACTCTCTGATCTTTTCGAGCAGCTTCTCCGCCAGGTCCTTCGGAGGTTCCGGTGCAGATTCCTTCAGGTCCTTCAGCTGATCGAGTACGGATTCTTTTTTAACCTCACACTTGCATGGCTGCGGTTCCTCCGGAAGATTATTGATGATTCCGTCCAGTTGATTATCATTCTGCTCCATCATATCCTCAAGGGTGCGGATATGGTTCCTGCCGGAGAAGAACCCAGGCAGTTCCTGAAAGCCGATCGTATCCACGTAGTGTGCTGAGAGCACACCGTTCTGCCGGATGGCAATCACATCACTGACCGACAGGCTGTGCCCGTGAAAATCTTCCGGGCGGGCTATGTTGAATCTCCGGTAGAGATCCTCCAGCATCGTTTCCTGATCCGCATAAGGAATCAGCGGAGCCGCATACACCATTTCATAATGATCAACGTCAGGTTCGGTCTGTTTCCTGTGCAGCGCGCTGTAAGACATGAACCGTTCTTCATCCGTTTCCGGTTCATGCCGCAACTGCAGAATTGCATAGGTATCAGTGGTGTCTGTCAGAAAAGCTTCTACACGTTCCTGTTCGGATCCCTGACCGTTGACCTCATCCCATTTAAATACTTTTGACACTGCCCTCCTCCTTTCAGCGTTCCGGTTCGAGTGCCATCTTATTATTATCTGCTGTCCGGATACTGCTCATTCCTTCTGCCTGCCGAATGGAATCCAAAACAGATGCTCTCCGATCTGAACGTTCATAGGATTCCAGTTCGTTCAGCAGAGAAGATGCCTCTCCAAATAATTCATCATCCGGTTCCATGTCCTCTATTGCTTCGTGCAGAAATGATTGAATCCCTTTTGCATCCCCTTGCAGAAGATCTGCTTTGATCTGTTCAAATCCTGCCTCCCGGTCATCCATAGAATCCATGTAACCGTAAGGATCGAAATCATATGCAAACTGATCCAGGCGCCGTGCCAGTTCGTCTGTCTTCATTGGATCACCTCCCTCTAGCGCTCCGGATCTCTGACTTCCCGCTTCATGCTTTTTACCGGATCCAGTTCAAAGCTCTTCAGTTCTTTCTCTGTCAGCGGACGATTGTATACCACATCGCCATATCTGCCGGATCCTTCATCATCGCAATACTCCAGCCCTTCTCTGGGCACGGCACCGGGTCCCGGCGGACGATGATTGCATTGATAGCGGTACTCTTTCGGCTTCTCTGTATTTTCAGCGACGGATAACTGCTGCAAGGCCCCAAGGACAGACGGCTGCTCAGCTGTCTGCTGAATATCAGCCTCACGCTCCTTCATCAATGCTTCCAGCTGTGCATCGATTCTGGTGATCAGATCACTTGCGGTGCTGCGGATCGTCTCCAGAGACGCTTTCAGCTCGGCTGTTTCCTTCCCCGAAGACCAGCCTGCGATATAGGCAAAGGAATAATCGGAAGTATCGATTCCATAGTGCTGGCAGATGGTATAAGCGACGCTCTCCGCCTCTACTTCTTTGGTCTGACTGTTCTTCTCTTTCCCGTCTGCTTTCATCTTTTCCAGGGAATGCAGGGTGGCGTGCGTCATCTCGTGGATCGCCGTCTTTACAGTCTGCGTTTCGCTCATTCCTTCCTGAATGGCAATCCTCTGATCGACTACCTGGTAATAGCCCTTTGCTCCGCCGGCGATTTCTTCAAAAACAATCGGTACCGGCGAAGTCCTCTTCAATGCTTCAAAGAACAGATCAAAGTCCTTCACCTGACCGGAAAGCTCATCCACGCCAAGTGTCTGCAGCTCTTTGCCTTCTGTCTGACTGACATCAAAGACGGTTGCCACACGGAAGGCTGGTCGTTCAATCTCGACCGTTTCCTTGACCGGTTGGCCGTTGGCATCCAGAATCGGTTTTCCGGTTGCCGGATCTTTCTTCTCCTGTTCTGCCTTCACCTTATATGGCGATGGTGCAATGATCCGGATCCCCTTCTCTCCCTTGCGGACCTGCCGACCGAAGTTCCGCTTCCATGACTGATATCCGGCTACCGAGGTGGCATCCGGTCTCTGCATGGCAATCAGGATCGTATTGTTCAGCGAATAGTGATGGAACTTGGACATCGTAGAGAGCCATTCTTTGTATTTGTCACTCTCAAAGATCTCCTGCACGCCCTTTTCCAGCTGATCCGTAATCTCCTCGATCGGCTTCTTCTTTGCCGGTGCAGCCTCCTGCTTCAAAGCTGTAAATCCTGCCGACGGTTCGGCAACTCCCTTCAGATCGATGTCATCCAGAGAAACTCTTTCCGGTGCGGGCGGAATCTTCAGGATGTCATGTTCCATGAAGGAGAAATACCGGTCATCATTGCCTATGATGATGTGGTCCTGTACCGGCGTTCCCAGCAGATCACAGATCTTCTGCAATCTGGCTGTCACATCGATATCCTCCTGGGAGGGCATCAGGTTCCCGCTTGGATGGTTATGGAAAAGCATGACCGATGACGCATTGGACAGGATTGTGCTCTTCAGAATTTCTCTTGGATGAGCAAGGGAAGCAGTCAGCGTACCGACTGACACAACATTGACGTTGATCGGCTTCATGTCATTGCGCAGATTGACAACGCAGAAGACTTCCCGATCATACTTCTTCAGGGTCTCTACAATGATCCGGACGGCATCCTGCGGACTGGTGATCGGCTCTGAAGAATACAGAGGCGGTTCCTTCACCATGCGGATTCCTACCTGTTCCAGCTTGTATTCTTTAGCTGAACGCATCGGCATCACCTCCGATCGGGATCACCAGGATCACAGATTCTTCTGTCATAGGAAGATCGTCGCGGATTGTACCGGTTGTCGAGAATTCAATCAGTTCATCATCTTCATTCATAGGATCTCCTTTCTCCTGTCCTGAAGGAAAGACAACGGGCGGTCCAACAACCGCCCGCATCTTCTTATTCATCCTCTTTGGATTCTTCATCTGCGCCATCATCTGTTTCCTCCGGAAGATCATATCCGTCATCGTCTTCGTTATAGTCCGCGTCCGGATCCGGCTGCTGTTCTGTCTTCTGTGTTTTCTTCTTCATTCGAATAGCAAAGAATCCGACAACACCGATCCCTGCCAGCATGACGCAGACAGCTGCCGGGATCCAGTTGATCGGTTTCTTCTCCTGTACTGTCGGCGTTGTTTCCGATTGACTCGCCGCTTCAGCAGCCTCCTTCTCTGCCTGTTCTTTAGCGGCTTGTTCTGCCGCTGTCTTCTCTGCCTCTTCCTGGGCTTCCGCGTCCAGAATTGCCTGAGCATCCTTATCATCCATCAGCGCCAGCAGATCCGATTCATCGACTGTATTCAGGAAATGAACCGTGTTTTCTCCCTGATCATCGCGGTCGATGATGATGTAGAAATAGTTGCCGTTCTTACTGACAACAGTGATGAACTGCTTGCCGGTCTTTTCGGAAGTAATGTCATCCACCAGCGTCATATTTCCTTCCGGTGTCAGGGGAGGAAGGCTTTCGTCTTCCTCCGGCTGTGTTTCTTCGGTAGTACCGGTATCCGCAGATTCATTGGTCTGCGCATAAGCGGGGATTGAGGTGCAGCTCATCATTAATGCGCTGCAGCATAATAAGGTACTCAGCATTCGCTTAATCTTCATTCTGCTTACCCTCCATGACATCTTCCGGAATCGCTCCCTGCGGGATCGGATCCTCCGCCATCTTCGCCAGCAGTCTTTGCAGCTGGTCCGGTGTCAGATTCGCCGCATGGACGATATCACTGATTTCGGATTTTTCCTGTTCCGCATACTGTGCTTCCAGTTCCTGAATTCTTCTTCCATATTCTTCATAGCGGGCTCTGGTCTTCTCCAGATCCTCGCCGATCTTGTCTAATTTCCTGCTCATTTTTTCCTCCTTACTCACTTGGTAATCGACCGTAACAATAAAAGTGCGCTCTGAAATACGATGAATTAACGGATGCATACTGAATCGGATTGCCGCAGTGGATCATCATGCCGTCACCGACATAGATGCCGACATGACTGGCACCCGACGTATCGTAGGTCCCCTGGAAAAAGATGATGTCCCCGGGTTTCGCTTCGCTTGCCGGAATGATCCGCAGCATCTGCCTCAGTCCCTCCGCCGTGGTTCTGCCGACGTTCCAGCCATTGCCGCTGTGGTTGATCACCCAGCAGACAAAACCGGAACAGTCAAAGCTGGTGGAAGGTGACGATCCGCCCCAGACATAAGGGTATCCAAGATACTTGGTCGCTTCCCGCATCATGTTGGCAAACTTCACATCGGACAACGCTTCCGTGTTCAGCGTGTAGTTCAGTCCCGGCGTATCGCTTGCATAGATATCGTCTTCAAAGAGATAGGAGCGATTGCCCTTCGTCTGCATCAGGATCTGATACCGTTCCTGCTGATCGTCCGTAAGCCTCGAATTAGCAACGACCATCTCCAGGCTGTTATTCGTCAGCTTGACATGCAGAATCTTGTACTCATACGGAACCTGAACCTCATATTCGTACTCTTCCTCTTCTTCCGTAATCTCTCCGGTTTCCGGATCTTTGTGTTTCTTTGTTCTGGTTCCGGTTCTGGTTTCTGTCCGGTAACGGATCTGCACCTCTTCCCGTGTGGTCAGCTTATACTGGGCATCGAAGATCTCTCGCAGTTTTGCCTGAACCTCATCTCTGGTGTAATCCTCAAAAAGGACCGTCAGATAGGAAGTCAGAACATACGGATTGTGATTGATCTCCGCCAGATCATACTGGTATTCGTCATAACCGGGATAATCCGATTCGATCCGTCCGATCTGCGCCTGCAGGTCTGCCTCCATCGCTTTGTAATCGTTATTTGCTCCACGGATATCCTCATCTGTCGCGGTATAACTGGTAGCCAGGATCGTCGCTCCCGGATTGCCGGAGAGCGCGGTACAGGATGAGAACGTGCTGGTCACAAACATCAATACCAATGCCAGCAGTCCGCAGGTAAGAAACGCTCCCGGATGTTCCGACAGAGTTTCAGCCGCCGATCCGAACAGTTCCCTGATCTTTTCCGTAAATGTTTTTGTGCTCTGTACTGTGGCTGCCAATCCGGTCTTCTCACCGGTTCTGGCAGCCTGATACTCCGCTTTAATGGACTGCCTCTGCCGCCAGCGGGAGAACCAGTTTGCTGTATTCTCCTTCGGCTGCTTTGTAGTTTCTCTCCTCTCATGAAGTCGGGAAGCATATCCGCTGGTCACCGGATTCTGAGTTGTTTTACCAGCTGCACCAGCGGTCTCCACTGTTGCTTCTGCATTTTCAGCAGCCTTTTGCGCTGTTTTCTCTGCAGCACTTGCTTCTTTCTTTGAAGCATGGAGCTTCTGACCATACCGGACACGGCTGACCGTATCCCGAAGTGCATAGGATCCTTCTTCAGCCATCTCTGTACTGCGGTTGACGGCTTCCGTACCAATATTGTCATCCTGGTCCTGCTTTTCGATCTCTGCATGCATGCGCTGCGTCAGCACTGCCGAAGATACATGGGAAGTCTTCTTCGGTTCCGATTCTTTTTTCTTTCCGAAACGCAGCTTATTTCCTTTGGGATCTGTACCTTTAAATCTGCTTTTCTTTCTGGTATAGCCGGATTCATTCGGAAGAATGTCCGGCTGATCCGGAGCTGCATTCTCCGGATTGATCTTCTTATCCGGCAATCGCATCACCTTCCTTTTCTATTTCATTTGGTTTGGTCGTCATGATCCGGTACAGTTCCAGATCCTGCGGGAAGTGATCAACAAACGGCAGAATCACGTTTCCGTAGAACAGCAGTCCTTCGCCTTCACCGGAATGCGTCACATAGGAAAGCTGATGCGGTGAAATATTGAGCTGCTTGGCCAGGATCTGCCTGTCACCCTGCGCCTGGTTCAGCATGTAGATGAAATCCGAGTTCTCAAAGATATTTTCTACCTCCCGGCTGGAAAGCAGGTCCTTTACGTTCTGCGTAATGCCGGTCGGAATGCCGCCCCATTTGCGGAATCTCTTCCAGATCTCGACGGAATAGCTGGCTGTCTGCTCTTCCTTAAGCAGCAGATGAAACTCGTCCATGTAGTAGCGGGTTGCTTTTCCAGCTTCCCGGTTGGCAGTGACTCTGCCCCATACCTGATCCTGTACAATGAGCATGCCCAGTTTTTTCAGCTGTTTACCCAGTTCCTTGATGTCGTAGCAGACCAGGCGGTTATTGATATCGACATTGGTACGGTGATTGAAGAGGTTCAGTGAACCTTTGACATAGATTTCCAAAGCCGTAGCGACATGTCTGGCTTCTTTCTCTTCCTGACGGAGCAGGACGTCATACAGATCCTCCAGAACCGGCATATTCTCAGGTGACGGGTTATCGAAATATTTCTGATAGACCTGATGGACACAGCGGTCGATGACCGTCTTCTCCACCGGCTGCAGACCTTCCTTGCCGCCTACGATCAGCTCGCAGAGAGACAGTATGAAGTCCGCCTTGAGTGCCAGCGGATTGTCTTCTTCCGAATAATTGCTGTTGATATCCATGGGATTGATGTACTGGGAACTGGAAGGACTGATCTTGATGACCTGCCCTTTCAGACGGTTGACCAGCGGAGAATATTCCGCTTCCGGATCACAGATGATGATGTCGTCATCCGTCACCAGAAAAGCATTGGTGATCTCACGCTTGGCGCTGAAGGACTTGCCGGATCCCGGTGTGCCGAGGATCAGCCCGTTAGGATTCTTCAGCATCTTGCGATCTACCATGATCAGGTTATTGGACAAAGCATTCAGTCCGTAATAAAGAGATTCTTTCCCATCCTGGAAGAGTTCCTGCGTGGTAAACGGTACGAAGATCGCCGTGGAGCTGGTCGTCATGCCTCGTTCGATCTCGATCTGATTCATGGCCAGCGGCAGGGAACTCATCAATGCCTGTTCCTGCTGGAAGTCCAGCCGGCGCAGGTTGCAGTTGTGCTTCTGAGCAATGGAGGATGCCTGGAAAATGTTATTGTCCAGCTCCTGTTTTGACATCCCGGTATTCATGATCAAGAAGGTAAGCAGGAACATACGCTCATTCTGACTCTGCAGTTCCTGCAGCAAGGCTTTCGCGTCTTTGCCATACGTCGCCAGATCCGAAGGAATGATGTCCATGTCATACCCCGAACGCACTGCTTTCTTCTGTTCTTCGATCTTGGACCGATCCAGTTCCGTGATCGTATGCTTGACGGTCTTGATCGCCTCATTCTGATCTACT is part of the Galactobacillus timonensis genome and harbors:
- a CDS encoding VirB4-like conjugal transfer ATPase, CD1110 family encodes the protein MFFVQKRKREKATVKLPESLSASDRKQVEKIIARAKKDDGIPQTAQQTIPIDRMFQDGICRCGQNYYTKTIQFQDINYQLAQQEDKTAIFEEWCSFLNFFDSSVHFQLSFMNMATDAASFEKSIRIPFRKDGFDDVREEYSRMLRTQLAQGNNGLTKTKYLTFGIEAESIKQAKPRLIHIQTDLLNNFRRLGVTATVLDGKERLKVMHDMFHMGDKDRFAFEWKWLVESGLSVKDFIAPTSFSFPGGRTFRMGPLYGAMSYLSITASDLSDQLLKDLLDMESSQVVSMHIRSVDQNEAIKTVKHTITELDRSKIEEQKKAVRSGYDMDIIPSDLATYGKDAKALLQELQSQNERMFLLTFLIMNTGMSKQELDNNIFQASSIAQKHNCNLRRLDFQQEQALMSSLPLAMNQIEIERGMTTSSTAIFVPFTTQELFQDGKESLYYGLNALSNNLIMVDRKMLKNPNGLILGTPGSGKSFSAKREITNAFLVTDDDIIICDPEAEYSPLVNRLKGQVIKISPSSSQYINPMDINSNYSEEDNPLALKADFILSLCELIVGGKEGLQPVEKTVIDRCVHQVYQKYFDNPSPENMPVLEDLYDVLLRQEEKEARHVATALEIYVKGSLNLFNHRTNVDINNRLVCYDIKELGKQLKKLGMLIVQDQVWGRVTANREAGKATRYYMDEFHLLLKEEQTASYSVEIWKRFRKWGGIPTGITQNVKDLLSSREVENIFENSDFIYMLNQAQGDRQILAKQLNISPHQLSYVTHSGEGEGLLFYGNVILPFVDHFPQDLELYRIMTTKPNEIEKEGDAIAG